The DNA window CGGTGACGAGCATGATAGATAAATTAGCGAAGAGGAACATTATTCATGCGAATAATGCTGCCAACAAAAAATCTAAATTGATGAAACACGTGAATAGTTTATAATATTCACTCCTTCACGAAATAGCCCCGCAAGAAATTGCGGGGCTTTTTTATTTTAGGTCGATATGAAACTCGACGAAAAAAGAAATGGTATTCTCTCATGGGTAGAACATGACCGTCCGAGAGAAAAACTTTTATTAAAAGGTAAAAATGTACTTAGCGATGCGGAACTGCTCGCCATCTTAATTGGAACAGGCACCAAATCTCTTACTGCTGTAGATATTGCGAAATTGATTTTAAAGCGTTGTGATTATAATCTCAACGTATTGGCACAGATGACGGTCAAGGATTTACTCAACATTCGCGGAATAGGGGAGGCCAAAGCGATAAGCATCATATGTGCATTGGAGCTGAGCCGTAGACGCAGCGCTTCAGAACTGCCTGCAAAACCAAAAATGCAATCGTCTTACGATGTTTTTCAATTGATCACCCCATTTTTAATGGATTTAATGCATGAAGAATTTTATGCTGTTTTTCTCAATCGGGCCAATCAGGTTTTAAAGGTTCATCACGTTAGCAAAGGGGGAATTTCAGGCACTGTGGCAGATCCCAAAATTATTTTTGCCGAAGGCTTGTCGCATTGTGCAAGTGGAATCATCCTTGTTCATAATCATCCTTCGGGAAATTTGAAACCAAGCAAGGCTGATATTGATTTAACTAAAAGAATGATAAGAGGTGGAATCATGCTGGACTTGCCGATATTGGATCATCTTATTTATTCTAACTCCGGTTATTTTAGTTTTGCCGATGAAGGATTGATGAATTATGAATAGAAAGTATATCTTATTTGCCCTGGTAGCAATTGTTTTTTTCATTGTTGTTTATTCACTCAACTCGGGTAATTCGGCCTATGTTGAAGGGATCAAAAAAATCCATGAAGAAAAAATTAACTTTTTAAGTCTGAGTCCTGAATCTCCGGTCAAGGAAAAAATCAACAGGTCGGCAATTGAATTTTTCGAACCTCAAAAAAAGTACAGAGTCAAAGCCAGAATTGCTCAAATTCCGGACGTAGGTAGGGTAGAACTTGCCACCAACGACGGCTCTATAAGGCCTTACATCAAATTTGCCATGGCAATTTTTGAAATTGATGGAAAAAAAGATTCCTTGATTATATTTATTGAGCCTACTTTCAACGCGAATTACAAAAAGGCATTTATTCCATTTAAAGACCAAACCAGTGGAAATGAAAGTTATGGTGCAGGAAGATACCTCGATGCCGAAATTAAAGACGATTCATCGGTAGAACTGGACTTTAACCTGGCGTACAATCCCTTCTGTGCTTACGATGAAAAATTTAGTTGTCCTCTGCCTCCTGAGTCCAATTATATAGACTTTAAAATAGAAGCAGGCGAAAAAAATTATAAATAACTTTATTAGCCCTCTGAAACATATACTTTTGCAGATTCGCTAAGAGCTATTTTATGAAAGTATCGCTTAATTGGTTAAAAGAATTTATTGAAATACATGACGAACCTGAAAAGTTAGCTGACAAACTGACTTTTGGTGGCCTCGAAGTAGAAGGGATTGATAAATTCGAATCCCTACCCGGTGGTTTAAAAGGGGTGGTAATTGGCGAAGTTAAATCCTGTAAGAAACACCCAAATGCAGACCGGCTTTCACTGACAAGCGTAGATATAGGATCCGGAAAAGAATCTCCCATTGTTTGCGGTGCACCAAATGTAGCAGAAGGGCAAAAAGTCTTGGTCGCCACTCCCGGTGCTTTTATTTACCCCATAAATTCCGAAGCTTTTAAAATTAAGAAAGCAAAAATCAGAGGGGAAGTTTCAGAAGGAATGATATGTGCTGAGGATGAATTGGGCTTAGGTGAAAACCACGAAGGCATTATGGTTTTAGATACAGACTTGCCAAATGGGACGCCTGCATCTGAATATTTTAAGGCCTATTCTGATATTTCCATTGAAATAGGTCTAACACCAAACAGGGGAGATGCCGCAAGTCATTTAGGTGTGGCCAGGGATATTAAAGCGCTATATAGTAAAGAACTTAAATCCTTTGTGCCCAAAGACTGGCCGGCCAAAGGGGAAATGAAAAAATTAGAGGTAGAACTTCTACATCCGGAAGCCTGCCCGAGATATGCCGGTATTGTGATTAGTAATTTGAAAGTTGAGGATTCGCCATCCTG is part of the Hyphobacterium sp. CCMP332 genome and encodes:
- the radC gene encoding DNA repair protein RadC, encoding MKLDEKRNGILSWVEHDRPREKLLLKGKNVLSDAELLAILIGTGTKSLTAVDIAKLILKRCDYNLNVLAQMTVKDLLNIRGIGEAKAISIICALELSRRRSASELPAKPKMQSSYDVFQLITPFLMDLMHEEFYAVFLNRANQVLKVHHVSKGGISGTVADPKIIFAEGLSHCASGIILVHNHPSGNLKPSKADIDLTKRMIRGGIMLDLPILDHLIYSNSGYFSFADEGLMNYE
- a CDS encoding DUF1684 domain-containing protein, whose protein sequence is MNRKYILFALVAIVFFIVVYSLNSGNSAYVEGIKKIHEEKINFLSLSPESPVKEKINRSAIEFFEPQKKYRVKARIAQIPDVGRVELATNDGSIRPYIKFAMAIFEIDGKKDSLIIFIEPTFNANYKKAFIPFKDQTSGNESYGAGRYLDAEIKDDSSVELDFNLAYNPFCAYDEKFSCPLPPESNYIDFKIEAGEKNYK